Proteins from a single region of Azospira inquinata:
- the cysT gene encoding sulfate ABC transporter permease subunit CysT, protein MSRKKYNVLPGFGLSLGYTLVYLSVLILIPLGAMLLKTSQLGLDQFWTIATSERALASYRVTFGAAAIGALLNAFFGLIVAWVLVRYPFPGKRLVDAFVDLPFALPTAVAGITLATLYSSNGWIGQYLDPLGIKVAYTPLGIVVALTFIGLPFVVRTLQPVIEDVEPEVEEAAATLGASRWQTFRRVIFPAIFPALLTGTTLAFSRAVGEYGSVIFIAGNMPLVSEITPLLIVSKLEQYDYLGATALAVVMLAISFVMLLAINLLQWWAANRGKGNTWVFNRSKKEAGL, encoded by the coding sequence ATGTCCCGTAAAAAATACAACGTACTGCCCGGTTTCGGGCTGTCCCTGGGCTACACCCTGGTGTATCTCTCGGTGCTGATCCTGATTCCCCTGGGGGCCATGCTGCTCAAGACCTCCCAGCTGGGCCTGGATCAGTTCTGGACCATCGCCACCAGCGAGCGGGCCCTGGCCTCCTATCGGGTCACCTTCGGTGCCGCCGCCATCGGTGCCCTGCTGAACGCCTTTTTCGGCCTTATCGTGGCCTGGGTGCTGGTGCGCTATCCCTTCCCAGGCAAGCGTCTGGTGGATGCCTTTGTGGATCTGCCCTTCGCCCTGCCCACGGCGGTGGCGGGCATTACCCTGGCCACCCTGTATTCCTCCAATGGCTGGATCGGCCAGTACCTGGACCCCCTGGGTATCAAGGTGGCCTATACCCCCCTGGGCATCGTGGTGGCCCTCACCTTTATCGGCCTGCCCTTTGTGGTGCGCACCCTGCAACCGGTAATCGAAGATGTGGAGCCGGAAGTGGAGGAGGCTGCCGCCACCCTGGGGGCGAGCCGCTGGCAGACCTTCCGCCGGGTGATCTTCCCCGCCATCTTTCCCGCCCTCCTGACCGGCACCACCCTGGCCTTTTCCCGGGCCGTGGGGGAATACGGCTCGGTGATTTTCATCGCCGGCAACATGCCCCTGGTGTCGGAAATTACGCCCCTGCTCATCGTTTCCAAGCTGGAACAGTACGACTACCTGGGGGCCACGGCCCTGGCCGTGGTGATGCTGGCCATTTCCTTCGTCATGCTGCTCGCCATTAACCTGCTCCAGTGGTGGGCGGCCAACCGGGGCAAGGGCAATACCTGGGTCTTCAACCGCAGTAAAAAGGAGGCCGGACTATGA
- the cysW gene encoding sulfate ABC transporter permease subunit CysW: MSTVHRANGEPLWVRLLLLTVALGFLALFLGLPLLAVFMEALKGGWETYFGSLQDEDTQAAIKLTLLVAGIAIPFNVLFGIAASWAIAKFEFRGKSLLITLIDLPFAISPVISGLIFVMLFGAQGYFGPWLSDHDIKLIFAVPGIILATLFVTFPFIARELIPLMQAQGRDEEEAAVSLGASGWQMFRRVTLPNIRWGLLYGVILSNARAMGEFGAVSVVSGHIRGETNTLPLHVEILYNEYNAVGAFAAASVLALLALVTLVAKTLVEWRMRAETVALSADLPPEKAS; encoded by the coding sequence ATGAGTACCGTCCATCGTGCCAACGGGGAACCCCTCTGGGTGCGCCTGCTGCTCCTGACCGTGGCCCTGGGTTTCCTCGCCCTGTTCCTGGGCCTGCCCCTCCTGGCGGTGTTCATGGAAGCCCTGAAAGGGGGCTGGGAAACCTATTTCGGCTCCCTTCAGGACGAGGACACCCAGGCGGCCATCAAGCTCACCCTGCTGGTGGCCGGGATCGCCATTCCCTTCAATGTGCTGTTCGGCATTGCGGCCAGCTGGGCCATCGCCAAATTCGAGTTCCGGGGCAAGAGCCTGCTCATTACCCTCATCGACCTGCCCTTTGCCATCAGCCCGGTCATTTCCGGCCTGATTTTTGTCATGCTCTTCGGTGCCCAGGGTTATTTCGGCCCCTGGCTGTCGGACCACGACATCAAGCTCATTTTCGCCGTGCCCGGCATCATCCTGGCCACCCTGTTCGTTACCTTCCCCTTCATCGCCCGGGAGCTGATTCCCCTCATGCAGGCCCAGGGCCGGGACGAGGAAGAGGCCGCCGTCTCCCTGGGGGCCTCGGGCTGGCAGATGTTCCGCCGGGTGACCCTGCCCAACATCCGCTGGGGCCTGCTCTACGGGGTGATTCTGTCCAACGCCCGGGCCATGGGGGAATTCGGCGCCGTGTCCGTGGTGTCCGGCCACATCCGGGGGGAAACCAACACCCTGCCCCTCCACGTGGAAATTCTCTACAACGAATACAACGCGGTGGGCGCCTTCGCCGCCGCCTCCGTGCTGGCCCTCCTGGCCCTGGTCACCCTGGTGGCCAAGACCCTGGTGGAATGGCGCATGCGGGCGGAAACGGTGGCCTTGAGCGCCGATCTGCCGCCGGAAAAGGCTTCATGA
- a CDS encoding sulfate/molybdate ABC transporter ATP-binding protein has protein sequence MSIEVRNIAKRFGDFVALDDISLDIPTGELVALLGPSGCGKTTLLRIIAGMEKADAGQVLFDGEETTHLHTRERKVGFVFQHYALFRHMTVFENVAFGLRVKPRKERPGEGEIRERVQKLLALVQLDWLADRYPAQLSGGQRQRIALARALAVEPKVLLLDEPFGALDTKVRKELRRWLRHLHDEMHISSVFVTHDQEEALEVADKVVVMNRGHIEQVGSPDQVYSNPASPFVYQFLGNVNVFHRRLMEGAGGAWAEVDRDLPEGAEDGAVAFVRPHDIEVELAPSPGALEAQVAHLQAIGPLVRVELSLESEIVEVELTRERQHQLDLKPRQRVWLKPRQVKVFPAEETAPAREPFQF, from the coding sequence ATGAGTATCGAAGTACGCAATATCGCCAAGCGTTTCGGGGACTTTGTGGCCCTGGACGACATTTCCCTGGATATTCCCACGGGCGAACTGGTGGCCCTGCTGGGCCCCTCCGGCTGCGGCAAAACCACCCTGCTGCGCATTATTGCCGGCATGGAAAAGGCCGACGCCGGTCAGGTGCTGTTCGACGGGGAGGAAACCACCCACCTCCATACCCGGGAGCGCAAGGTGGGCTTCGTCTTCCAGCACTACGCCCTGTTCCGCCATATGACCGTGTTTGAAAACGTGGCCTTCGGCCTGCGGGTCAAGCCCCGCAAGGAACGTCCCGGGGAAGGGGAAATCCGGGAACGGGTGCAGAAGCTCCTGGCCCTGGTCCAGCTGGACTGGCTGGCGGATCGCTATCCGGCCCAGCTTTCCGGCGGTCAGCGCCAGCGTATCGCCCTGGCCCGGGCCCTGGCCGTGGAACCCAAGGTGCTGCTCCTGGACGAGCCCTTCGGCGCTCTGGACACCAAGGTGCGTAAGGAACTGCGCCGCTGGCTGCGCCATCTCCACGACGAAATGCACATTTCCTCCGTCTTCGTTACCCACGACCAGGAAGAAGCCCTGGAAGTGGCGGACAAGGTGGTGGTGATGAACCGGGGCCACATCGAGCAGGTGGGCTCCCCGGACCAGGTTTATTCCAATCCGGCCAGCCCCTTCGTCTACCAGTTCCTGGGCAACGTGAATGTCTTCCATCGGCGCCTCATGGAAGGGGCCGGGGGCGCCTGGGCCGAGGTGGACCGGGATCTGCCGGAAGGGGCGGAGGACGGGGCCGTGGCCTTTGTCCGGCCCCACGACATCGAGGTGGAACTGGCCCCGTCCCCCGGCGCCCTGGAAGCCCAGGTGGCCCATCTCCAGGCCATCGGACCCCTGGTGCGGGTGGAGCTGTCCCTGGAAAGCGAAATCGTGGAAGTGGAACTGACCCGGGAACGGCAGCATCAACTGGACTTGAAACCCCGTCAGCGGGTCTGGCTGAAGCCCCGTCAGGTGAAAGTATTTCCGGCGGAAGAAACGGCGCCGGCCCGGGAGCCTTTCCAGTTCTGA
- the hemA gene encoding glutamyl-tRNA reductase yields MALFALGINHHSAPLSMREQVAFHAETLLDALGDLVRAKPVKEAAILSTCNRTELYCAAENPEVAVDWLSEYHRVPRQAIQPYLYTLPQEDAVRHAFRVASGLDSMVLGEAQILGQMKNAVRLAEEAGTMGMLLNKLFQRSFAVAKEVRTTTAIGANIVSMAAAGVHLAQRIFESLDKQKILFVGAGEMIELCATHFAAQNPQQITIANRTLEKGEDLASRFASEKTRTSAIRLDELGEHLPLYDIVVSCTGSPMPLIGLGLMERAVKLRRHRPIFMVDLAVPRDIEPEVGDLDDVFLYTVDDLAQVVEAGLESRQAAVVEAEAIITHQVGDFLHWLDSRETVPIIRSLRDAAERARRHEMEHALKLLAKGEDPEKVLETFSHRLSNKFLHAPSLALNQAEGERRQHLQQAALDLFHLRSDD; encoded by the coding sequence ATGGCCCTTTTCGCCCTCGGCATCAATCACCACTCCGCGCCCCTGTCCATGCGTGAACAGGTGGCCTTCCATGCGGAGACCCTGCTGGACGCCCTGGGCGATCTGGTGCGGGCCAAGCCGGTGAAGGAAGCGGCCATTCTTTCCACCTGCAACCGGACCGAGCTTTACTGCGCGGCGGAAAACCCGGAAGTGGCCGTGGATTGGCTCTCTGAGTACCACCGGGTGCCCCGTCAGGCGATCCAGCCTTACCTCTACACCCTGCCCCAGGAAGACGCGGTGCGCCACGCCTTCCGGGTGGCGTCCGGCCTGGATTCCATGGTGCTGGGGGAAGCCCAGATCCTGGGGCAGATGAAAAACGCCGTGCGCCTGGCGGAAGAGGCGGGCACCATGGGCATGCTGCTGAACAAGCTGTTCCAGCGGTCCTTTGCCGTGGCCAAGGAAGTGCGCACCACCACCGCCATCGGCGCCAACATCGTCTCCATGGCCGCCGCCGGAGTCCATCTGGCCCAGCGCATTTTCGAATCCCTGGATAAGCAGAAGATTCTCTTCGTCGGCGCCGGGGAAATGATCGAGCTGTGCGCCACCCACTTCGCCGCCCAGAATCCCCAGCAGATCACCATCGCCAACCGCACCCTGGAAAAGGGGGAGGATCTGGCTTCCCGTTTTGCCTCGGAAAAGACCCGCACCTCCGCCATCCGCCTGGATGAGCTGGGGGAACACCTGCCCCTCTACGACATCGTGGTGTCCTGTACCGGCAGCCCCATGCCCCTGATCGGCCTGGGGCTGATGGAGCGGGCGGTGAAACTGCGCCGCCACCGGCCCATCTTCATGGTGGATCTGGCCGTGCCCCGGGACATCGAACCCGAGGTGGGGGATCTGGACGACGTTTTCCTCTACACCGTGGATGATCTGGCCCAGGTGGTGGAGGCGGGGCTGGAATCCCGGCAAGCGGCGGTGGTGGAGGCGGAAGCCATCATTACCCACCAGGTGGGGGATTTTCTCCACTGGCTGGATTCCCGGGAAACCGTGCCCATCATCCGCTCCCTGCGGGATGCGGCGGAACGGGCCCGGCGCCACGAAATGGAACACGCCTTAAAGCTCCTGGCCAAGGGGGAAGACCCGGAAAAGGTGCTGGAAACTTTCTCTCACCGCCTGTCCAACAAATTCCTCCACGCCCCTTCCCTGGCCCTCAACCAGGCGGAAGGGGAACGGCGCCAGCACCTGCAACAGGCGGCCCTGGACCTCTTCCACCTGCGTTCCGACGATTAG
- the prfA gene encoding peptide chain release factor 1, with protein MKSSIREKLEHLSRRLEEVDALLASPEVAQDMDQFRKLSRERAEVEPVVTLYQDYRQAEADLASAQDMLADPEMKDLAEEEVEAAKARLPELENDLQKLLLPKDPNDDRSVILEIRAGTGGDESALFAGDLFRMYSRYAERQRWQVEILSASESDLGGYREIIARLVGQGAYSKLKFESGAHRVQRVPATETQGRIHTSACTVAIMPEADEVGDVDLNPADLRIDTFRASGAGGQHINKTDSAVRVTHIPTGIVAECQDGRSQHQNKASALRVLAARIKDVQVREQQAKEAATRKSLVGSGDRSERIRTYNFPQGRVTDHRINLTLYKIDQIMDGDMEEITAALIAEHQAEQLAALAAEA; from the coding sequence ATGAAATCCAGTATCCGTGAAAAGCTCGAACACCTCAGCCGTCGTCTGGAGGAGGTGGATGCCTTGCTGGCCAGTCCGGAGGTGGCCCAGGACATGGACCAATTCCGCAAGCTGTCCCGGGAACGGGCCGAGGTGGAGCCGGTGGTGACCCTGTATCAGGACTACCGTCAGGCCGAGGCGGATCTGGCCAGCGCCCAGGACATGCTGGCCGACCCGGAAATGAAGGATCTGGCGGAGGAAGAGGTGGAAGCCGCCAAGGCCCGCCTGCCGGAACTGGAAAACGATCTCCAGAAGCTGCTCCTGCCCAAGGACCCCAACGATGACCGGAGCGTGATCCTGGAAATCCGGGCCGGGACGGGGGGGGATGAGTCCGCCCTCTTTGCCGGGGACCTGTTCCGCATGTACAGCCGCTATGCGGAGCGTCAGCGCTGGCAGGTGGAAATCCTGTCCGCCAGCGAATCCGACCTGGGGGGCTACCGGGAAATTATCGCCCGTCTGGTGGGCCAGGGGGCCTATTCCAAGCTCAAGTTCGAATCCGGCGCCCACCGGGTGCAACGGGTACCCGCCACGGAAACCCAGGGCCGCATCCACACCTCCGCCTGTACCGTGGCCATCATGCCGGAAGCGGACGAGGTGGGAGATGTGGATCTCAATCCGGCGGATCTGCGCATCGACACCTTCCGGGCCTCCGGGGCCGGCGGCCAGCACATTAACAAGACCGATTCGGCGGTGCGGGTCACCCACATTCCCACGGGCATTGTGGCGGAATGTCAGGATGGCCGTTCCCAGCACCAGAACAAGGCCTCCGCCCTGCGGGTGCTGGCTGCCCGGATCAAGGACGTGCAGGTGCGGGAGCAGCAGGCCAAGGAAGCGGCCACCCGGAAGAGCCTGGTGGGCAGCGGCGACCGTTCCGAGCGCATTCGCACCTACAATTTCCCCCAGGGTCGGGTGACGGATCACCGCATTAACCTGACCCTGTACAAGATCGACCAGATCATGGACGGGGACATGGAAGAAATCACCGCCGCCCTGATCGCCGAACACCAGGCGGAGCAGCTGGCGGCCCTGGCGGCGGAGGCCTGA
- the prmC gene encoding peptide chain release factor N(5)-glutamine methyltransferase, translating to MNSVLTPRADLPTLAQVVCQVKGRIPRMDARLLLQHTLGIDHVQFLTHGERRLTPAQLEQFMGLVMRREREEPLAYLTGEREFYGRSFHVSPAVLIPRPDTELLVMLALEHVRHRPAPRIADLGTGSGAVAVTLALECPTARVTATDLSPDALAVARANGERLGARVDFRQGDWLTPLAGERFDLIVSNPPYVAAQDPHLAQNGLPFEPDLALTDGGDGLACLRTIVAAAPACLVPGGWLFLEHGYDQAAAVRELLRAAGFKDIASRRDLGDIERVSGGRLPRADGDLAD from the coding sequence ATGAATTCCGTCCTTACCCCCAGGGCCGATCTCCCCACCCTGGCCCAGGTGGTGTGCCAGGTGAAAGGGCGCATCCCCCGCATGGATGCCCGGCTCCTGCTGCAACACACCCTGGGCATCGACCACGTCCAGTTTCTCACCCACGGAGAGCGGCGCCTGACCCCGGCCCAGCTGGAACAGTTCATGGGCCTGGTGATGCGCCGGGAGCGGGAAGAGCCCCTGGCCTACCTGACCGGGGAGCGGGAGTTTTACGGGCGCAGTTTCCATGTCAGCCCGGCGGTGCTCATTCCCCGGCCGGACACGGAACTCCTGGTCATGCTGGCCCTGGAACATGTCCGCCACCGGCCAGCGCCCCGGATCGCGGACCTGGGCACGGGGAGCGGCGCGGTAGCCGTGACCCTGGCTCTGGAATGCCCCACCGCCCGGGTGACGGCCACGGACCTATCCCCCGATGCACTGGCCGTGGCCCGGGCCAATGGGGAGCGCCTCGGGGCCCGGGTGGATTTCCGCCAGGGGGATTGGCTCACGCCCCTGGCCGGGGAGCGTTTTGACCTTATCGTCTCCAACCCCCCCTACGTAGCCGCCCAGGACCCCCATCTGGCCCAGAACGGCCTGCCCTTTGAGCCGGATCTGGCCCTGACCGATGGGGGGGATGGTCTGGCGTGCCTTCGGACCATTGTGGCGGCGGCCCCCGCCTGTCTGGTGCCCGGGGGCTGGTTGTTTCTGGAACACGGCTATGACCAGGCGGCAGCGGTGCGCGAACTTCTCCGCGCCGCCGGGTTCAAAGACATAGCTTCCCGACGGGACCTGGGCGATATCGAACGGGTCAGCGGCGGCCGCCTGCCCCGGGCAGATGGGGATTTAGCCGACTAA
- the grxD gene encoding Grx4 family monothiol glutaredoxin produces MDVQATIKEQVTGNPVVLYMKGTPQFPQCGFSATAVQILKACGVPKFFSVNVLMEPEIRQGIKDYANWPTIPQLYVNGEFVGGCDIMREMFQSGELQALLAPQGEAQA; encoded by the coding sequence GTGGACGTTCAAGCAACGATCAAGGAACAGGTGACGGGCAATCCGGTGGTGCTGTACATGAAGGGCACCCCCCAGTTTCCCCAATGCGGTTTTTCCGCCACCGCCGTGCAGATTCTCAAGGCCTGCGGCGTACCCAAATTTTTCAGCGTCAATGTGCTGATGGAACCGGAAATCCGTCAGGGCATCAAGGACTACGCCAACTGGCCCACCATTCCCCAGCTCTACGTCAATGGGGAGTTTGTGGGGGGCTGCGACATCATGCGGGAAATGTTCCAGTCCGGCGAACTCCAGGCCCTGCTGGCGCCCCAGGGAGAAGCCCAGGCCTGA
- a CDS encoding carboxymuconolactone decarboxylase family protein, whose product MGSKSFVTITSDVSKALETLRQEIPDTMQGFGAMAKGALKGGALSELEKELIALAVGVASRCDACIGFHTKALIRLGVTKEQLMETLGVCAYMGGGPTLMYAAEAVRAYEELSARIKPKAE is encoded by the coding sequence ATGGGCAGCAAATCTTTCGTCACCATCACCAGCGACGTTTCCAAGGCCTTGGAAACCCTGCGCCAGGAAATCCCCGACACCATGCAGGGCTTTGGCGCCATGGCCAAGGGCGCCCTCAAGGGCGGCGCCTTGAGCGAACTGGAAAAGGAACTGATCGCCCTGGCCGTGGGCGTGGCCAGCCGCTGTGACGCCTGCATCGGCTTCCACACCAAGGCACTGATCCGCCTGGGGGTAACCAAGGAACAGCTCATGGAAACCCTGGGGGTCTGCGCCTACATGGGGGGCGGCCCCACCCTGATGTACGCCGCCGAAGCGGTGCGGGCCTACGAAGAGCTCTCCGCCCGGATCAAACCCAAGGCGGAATAA